One part of the Anopheles merus strain MAF chromosome 3L, AmerM5.1, whole genome shotgun sequence genome encodes these proteins:
- the LOC121599938 gene encoding PRADC1-like protein — protein sequence MTRHALSVVVPQVLRIWRRQAGLHFVVSTFCWFTLISFVWCGANNLHMNDGVRTQDIIAGDVFFEILEPSALEYTYRLRPAKDFGGTFGISYKSPQGKLVPAIPADACSEKFENADELEGNIALVERGHCSFLTKAINVEAIGGAAIIVTEYDTEIDDFDYYIEMVHDNTDRDTDIPAGFLHGKNGIIIRQTLKKMNLPYAIVNIPVNLTFIQPHMINQPPWLPW from the exons ATGACGCGCCACGCTTTATCCGTTGTGGTGCCTCAGGTCCTGCGAATATGGCGCCGGCAAGCGGGACTACACTTCGTCGTTAGTACGTTCTGCTGGTTCACGTTGATATCATTCGTATGGTGCGGTG CTAACAATCTTCACATGAACGATGGCGTACGTACGCAGGACATCATTGCAGGTGATGTGTTTTTCGAAATTCTAGAACCTTCGGCCTTGGAGTACACGTATAGGTTGCGACCAGCGAAAGATTTCGGTGGCACGTTTGGCATTTCATACAAATCTCCGCAAGGGAAGCTGGTGCCGGCGATTCCAGCGGATGCGTGCTCTGAAAAATTCGAAAACGCCGATGAGCTAGAGGGCAATATTGCACTCGTCGAGCGGGG CCACTGCTCGTTTCTAACCAAAGCCATCAACGTGGAAGCGATAGGCGGTGCAGCCATAATTGTGACCGAGTATGATACGGAGATCGATGACTTTGACTACTACATCGAGATGGTGCATGACAATACCGACCGCGATACCGACATTCCGGCTGGATTTTTGCACGGCAAGAATGGAATAATTATTCGCCAGACGCTTAAAAAGATGAACCTACCGTACGCGATCGTGAACATTCCGGTCAATCTCACCTTCATACAGCCGCACATGATAAATCAACCGCCTTGGTTGCCTTGGTAA
- the LOC121599937 gene encoding alpha-L-iduronidase encodes MTETMRTLMLLLGKMLLSWLWLAESRHVLECCSTWDVATRLNIHSVTLARKDLTPARLMKPFWTSTGLCPPEPRNASGAFLVSQDTFTNLELIGSLSARGISHVRIHWLLELLEVSEERNQFRYNFTALDMLMDHLHNVELYPGFEMMGIPKGYSELSCRETFWTDLVQQLVERYTDRYGLQYVAGWRFETWNEPDLRSYNLLNFTVNDYLSYVFAIRKGLDVMSQRFSALNLGNDLMKRVKFPLYGPAGLFKSAEHHPFCWTVLEVCNSTTPHSCPFETITFHRKGSGRWASEVLDGGRQLLEDVLKRFPNVKRLSFGNDEADPIAGWSTARPFQADVRYAAMLFSIVTQHWSAITDGDDFGQHLQFLSHDNAFLSYYPYVFEQRTLFARFQMNLTNPPHVQFVVKPVFSALGMLANLAPLAGPTHYLEGNVSYLASIDEHMTYLCLLASRSNDSFPLHKKRSHLNISIPTDMLVGTRLSYLVEAVQDGRNDPFRVWLWQGKPPYPTSEQLAAMREVQLPSVLLAGSQNVKREKGSSNINFSLNMRAPWIVSVRVCSDDYALPGQVYGVRVRMVFQDEVLIHWKLCTDGSQDHRCIRTYQIWFKSSRSTDAKGNHKWCIINSLKHTPFMFYQYASNIRHLSEKRNTSSVCSGVMGYYKVRAVDFFGRKGPFSSPVHYGTNTTFHFGSSKDKYIH; translated from the exons ATGACTGAAACAATGAGGACGCTAATGCTGCTGTTGGGGAAAATGTTACTATCATGGCTCTGGTTGGCGGAGAGTCGCCATGTGCTGGAGTGCTGTAGCACATGGGATGTTGCAACGAGACTGAACATTCACTCGGTAACACTTGCACGAAAAGATCTGACGCCGGCTCGTTTAATGAAACCGTTTTGGACTAGCACCGGATTGTGTCCACCGGAGCCGCGCAATGCAAGTGGAGCTTTTTTGGTATCGCAAGACACGTTCACAAACCTGGAGCTGATTGGCTCTCTGTCGGCTCGTGGTATTAGCCATGTGCGGATCCATTGGCTTCTAGAGCTTCTTGAAGT TTCGGAGGAAAGGAACCAGTTTCGATATAACTTTACCGCGTTAGATATGTTGATGGATCATCTGCACAATGTAGAACTGTATCCTGGATTTGAGATGATGGGCATACCGAAAGGTTATTCTGAACTGTCCTGCAGGGAAACATTTTGGACGGATTTAGTACAACAGCTAGTGGAAAGATATACAG ATCGGTACGGGTTGCAGTACGTAGCTGGATGGAGATTTGAAACGTGGAATGAACCCGACTTACGAAGCTACAATTTGTTGAACTTTACCGTAAATG ACTATTTATCGTACGTATTTGCCATCCGTAAAGGTTTGGATGTTATGAGTCAAAGATTTAGTGCTTTAAATTTGGGTAATGATCTTATGAAAAGGGTGAAGTTTCCTTTGTACGGTCCAGCGGGTCTATTTAAATCAGCGGAACATCATCCTTTCTGCTGGACAGTGCTGGAAGTTTGTAATTCAACCACTCCACACAGCTGTCCATTCGAGACGATCACCTTTCATCGTAAGGGAAGCGGACGTTGGGCTTCCGAAGTGCTCGACGGTGGTCGTCAGTTGCTGGAAGATGTGTTGAAACGGTTCCCAAATGTTAAACGTCTAAGCTTTGGCAATGA TGAAGCCGATCCAATCGCTGGTTGGTCCACGGCCCGTCCGTTTCAGGCGGATGTGCGTTACGCAGCTATGCTTTTTTCGATCGTTACTCAGCATTGGTCCGCAATTACCGACGGGGATGACTTTGGACAGCACTTACAGTTTCTGTCCCACGATAATGCATTCCTCAGCTACTATCCGTACGTGTTCGAGCAGCGCACACTGTTTGCACGGTTTCAGATGAATCTTACCAATCCGCCACATGTGCAGTTCGTGGTAAAGCCAGTGTTTTCTGCACTAGGAATGCTAGCGAACTTGGCACCACTCGCTGGGCCAACACATTACCTAGAGGGTAATGTTTCATACTTAGCCTCGATTGATGAACATATGACGTATCTTTGCTTGCTAGCATCACGATCGAACGATAGCTTCCCATTGCATAAGAAACGATCGCATTTGAATATTTCCATCCCTACCGATATGTTGGTCGGAACTCGCCTCAGCTACCTGGTAGAAGCTGTTCAGGACGGTCGAAACGATCCATTTCGTGTGTGGCTGTGGCAAGGCAAGCCACCTTACCCAACGTCCGAGCAGCTTGCTGCTATGCGTGAAGTTCAGCTTCCAAGCGTTTTGCTGGCAGGATCACAGAATGTTAAGCGTGAAAAAGGATCGtcaaatattaatttttcctTAAACATGCGCGCTCCTTGGATTGTTAGCGTACGGGTATGCAGTGATGATTATGCTCTCCCTGGACAAGTTTACGGTGTGCGTGTAAGGATGGTGTTTCAGGATGAAGTGTTAATACATTGGAAATTATGCACGGATGGATCGCAAGATCATCG GTGTATTCGTACATATCAGATTTGGTTTAAATCTTCACGCTCAACTGATGCTAAAGGCAATCACAAATGGTGTATTATTAATAGCTTGAAACATACACCTTTCATGTTTTATCAGTATGCAAGTAACATCAGGCATCTaagtgaaaaaagaaacaccagTTCTG TATGCTCTGGTGTGATGGGATACTACAAGGTGCGTGctgttgatttttttggtcGGAAAGGGCCATTTTCTTCGCCGGTTCATTATGGCACCAACACAACGTTTCACTTTGGTTCATCAAAGGATAAATATATCCACTAA